In Carassius carassius chromosome 19, fCarCar2.1, whole genome shotgun sequence, a single genomic region encodes these proteins:
- the LOC132095539 gene encoding CD302 antigen-like gives MDSICLHFTLFYIVFLTLTSRFAIGEDAVDCPADGRTWLPFSLNCYHFVHGEEDVAKSYSIQDAKNMCRGYDLLTVKSAEENDFVVKYSPSVWKGKMSVWLGMYYDSDEDVFKWHDDNGVLRYSNWEDGGSDDTDLPLLDTCVVLHADTGKWENVSCTIEPENGVVCKTKAVWISPPQGSPLLVALVIISVVLILVISTVVWLFRQRSDPGSSILNLIEYHLPFRSPSSDQACLVDADEIKEVP, from the exons ATGGACTCCATTTGTCTTCATTTTACACTGTTTTATATCGTTTTTCTGACTCTTACGAGCCGGTTCGCGATAGGCGAGGACGCTGTCG ACTGTCCTGCAGATGGACGCACGTGGTTGCCGTTCAGCCTCAACTGTTATCACTTCGTCCATGGAGAGGAGGATGTTGCCAAAAGCTACTCCATTCAAGATGCAAAAAACATGTGCAGAGGCTATG ATCTCTTGACAGTGAAAAGTGCTGAGGAGAATGACTTCGTCGTTAAGTACAGTCCTTCTGTATGGAAAGGTAAAATGAGCGTCTGGCTTGGAATGTACTACGACAGCGACG AGGATGTCTTTAAGTGGCATGATGATAATGGCGTGTTGCGCTATAGTAACTGGGAGGACGGTGGCTCTGATGACACTGATCTACCGCTCTTGGACACGTGTGTGGTTCTTCACGCCGACACGGGGAAGTGGGAGAACGTCAGCTGCACGATTGAACCTGAGAATGGAGTAGTGTGTAAGACGA AGGCAGTCTGGATAAGCCCACCTC AGGGCAGTCCTCTTCTGGTAGCTCTGGTCATCATCAGCGTGGTGCTGATTCTGGTCATCTCTACAGTGGTTTGGTTGTTTCGTCAAAGAAGCGACCCAGGCTCGTCCATCCTGAACCTGATCGAGTACCATCTGCCCTTCAGATCCCCCTCCTCCGATCAGGCCTGCTTGGTAGATGCTGATGAAATCAAGGAGGTACCTTAG